The following coding sequences are from one uncultured Desulfobacter sp. window:
- a CDS encoding sigma-70 family RNA polymerase sigma factor: MKNTEQLWQRIFDTHYHNVYGFFLKRLDSPEDAADASQETFMRVVRRDGTVKLDSPAGYIWRTAQNLIKEIKRTKALYSKWISSESLDFDQQISQTPTPEKAMEIQKINDDILNVLNRLPPRCREVFILHRFKGLSHKQIAGQLNISPKTVENHMVNALLFFHKHLQLP, translated from the coding sequence ATGAAAAACACGGAACAGTTGTGGCAACGGATTTTTGACACACACTATCATAACGTCTATGGATTTTTTTTAAAGAGACTGGATTCTCCTGAAGATGCTGCAGATGCTTCCCAGGAGACATTCATGCGGGTGGTACGCCGTGACGGCACAGTAAAACTGGATTCTCCTGCCGGATACATCTGGCGCACAGCGCAAAATCTGATTAAGGAGATTAAACGCACCAAAGCGCTTTATTCTAAGTGGATAAGTTCCGAGTCCTTGGATTTCGATCAACAAATCTCACAGACTCCGACGCCTGAAAAGGCTATGGAAATTCAGAAAATAAATGACGATATCCTTAATGTCCTTAACCGGCTTCCGCCCCGGTGCCGGGAGGTCTTTATTCTGCACCGGTTTAAAGGATTGTCCCATAAACAGATCGCCGGTCAACTGAATATTTCACCCAAAACCGTTGAAAACCACATGGTCAATGCCCTTCTTTTTTTCCATAAACACCTTCAACTTCCTTAG
- a CDS encoding AraC family transcriptional regulator, with protein sequence MKKITIIPSPSAEVPGQFIYHLPERIGSGVAYIDTFASGLGLVYTNVQLKEKIRTVTETTNWGFGIGFSLKGYSRVHNSALQGDFPIEAGKSGHSSFPGSTVLTEDIGPGRRVKINIVFDAGVLSDFARDDEEAFLPFLQRFKDQIPFVNHDRILPHMHQALNQVLTCPYTGKTRALFLESKALELMAYKLEQIKTKTRPSLRQYGVSPYDIERIRHAAGRLRHDPVNPPDITTLAVAAGMSRSKFYRCFKQVYGHSPLDHLRNHRLQLAKIFLSTGKHNVTEAAYAVGYSNLSYFARIFTAQFGISPHKVF encoded by the coding sequence ATGAAAAAAATTACCATTATCCCCTCACCATCTGCCGAAGTCCCCGGGCAATTCATCTACCACCTTCCCGAACGGATCGGCAGCGGTGTCGCATACATCGATACATTTGCCTCGGGCCTGGGACTGGTATACACCAACGTGCAGCTTAAAGAAAAAATCAGAACTGTCACTGAAACAACGAATTGGGGGTTCGGGATCGGTTTCAGCTTAAAAGGCTATTCCAGAGTACATAACTCGGCGCTTCAAGGCGACTTTCCTATTGAAGCCGGGAAAAGCGGCCACTCTTCCTTTCCGGGGAGCACGGTCTTGACAGAAGACATCGGTCCCGGTCGGCGGGTTAAAATCAATATTGTTTTTGACGCCGGGGTATTATCGGATTTCGCAAGGGATGATGAAGAGGCCTTTCTTCCTTTTTTACAGAGATTTAAGGATCAGATTCCTTTTGTGAATCATGACAGAATCCTGCCCCATATGCACCAGGCCTTGAATCAAGTCCTGACCTGCCCCTACACCGGGAAAACCCGGGCCTTATTCCTGGAGAGTAAGGCACTGGAGCTTATGGCCTACAAACTGGAACAGATCAAAACCAAGACCCGCCCTTCCTTGCGGCAATACGGTGTTAGTCCATATGACATCGAACGGATACGCCACGCTGCCGGACGTTTGCGTCATGATCCGGTGAATCCCCCGGACATCACAACCCTTGCCGTAGCAGCGGGAATGAGCCGAAGCAAATTCTACCGGTGTTTCAAACAGGTTTACGGGCACTCCCCCCTGGATCACCTGCGCAACCACCGGCTTCAGCTGGCCAAAATTTTTTTGAGCACTGGAAAGCACAATGTTACCGAGGCAGCCTATGCCGTGGGCTACAGCAATCTGAGCTATTTTGCCAGAATTTTCACTGCCCAGTTCGGCATCTCTCCCCACAAAGTATTCTGA